The following proteins are encoded in a genomic region of Methanobrevibacter boviskoreani JH1:
- a CDS encoding DNA methyltransferase yields the protein MEEIKLDGKSEDIVYDNIQKLKKLFPEIVNEDKIDFEKLEETLGNYDEIDTSKERYNFTWPGKTDAIRESQKQSTGTLRPCVEESKDWDSTQNLYIEGDNLEVLKLLQKSYYGKVKCIYIDPPYNTGKDFVYHDDYKDNLENYLELTGQVSKVEGEREREQWY from the coding sequence ATGGAAGAAATTAAATTAGATGGTAAAAGTGAGGATATTGTTTATGATAATATTCAGAAACTTAAGAAACTATTTCCTGAAATAGTTAATGAAGATAAAATTGATTTTGAAAAACTAGAAGAAACTTTAGGAAATTACGATGAAATTGATACAAGTAAAGAAAGGTATAATTTTACTTGGCCGGGTAAAACTGATGCTATTCGTGAGTCTCAAAAGCAGTCTACTGGTACTTTGAGGCCTTGTGTTGAGGAGTCTAAGGATTGGGATTCTACTCAAAACTTGTATATTGAGGGGGATAATTTGGAGGTTCTTAAATTACTTCAGAAAAGTTATTATGGTAAGGTTAAATGTATTTATATTGATCCTCCTTATAATACTGGTAAGGATTTTGTTTATCATGATGATTATAAGGATAATCTGGAAAATTATTTAGAGCTTACGGGTCAGGTTTCTAAAGTAGAAGGAGAGAGAGAGAGAGAGCAATGGTATTAA